One genomic segment of Pueribacillus theae includes these proteins:
- the pdhA gene encoding pyruvate dehydrogenase (acetyl-transferring) E1 component subunit alpha: MWIEQSQLSYNMVKVLDDKGKPIGDLPNIDNDTMVNMYKWMLLSRVYDERSLKLQRQGRIGTTGSFAGQEAAQVGSALALDKSDWVFPSYREQAVFLVRGIPISDMYLSLMGHIKGGSRPEGVNVLPLQIIIAAQTLHATGSAFASKYRKEKTVSVAYFGDGATSQGDFHEALNFAGVNKLPVIFFVQNNQWAISVPFSKQTASNSIAQKALAYGISGVQVDGNDVLAVYQTMKEAIEKAKSGYPVLIEAVTFRQGPHTTADDPTKYRDQEEVEVWLKKDPTQRMKAFLTDQGLWNDELEEKELAIANDKISEAIQIAESTPKSSIEDIFDLVYADIPNDLQEQKASFSKGGIF, from the coding sequence ATGTGGATTGAACAAAGTCAATTATCGTACAATATGGTCAAGGTTCTTGATGATAAAGGAAAGCCGATTGGCGACTTGCCAAACATTGATAATGATACGATGGTGAATATGTATAAATGGATGCTCCTTTCAAGAGTATATGATGAACGGTCTTTAAAACTTCAACGGCAAGGGAGAATTGGAACGACCGGTTCTTTTGCAGGACAGGAAGCCGCTCAAGTTGGAAGTGCATTAGCATTAGATAAAAGTGACTGGGTTTTTCCGAGCTATCGAGAACAAGCTGTCTTTTTAGTCCGAGGCATTCCAATTTCAGATATGTACCTTTCTTTAATGGGACACATCAAAGGTGGTTCTAGACCTGAGGGTGTTAACGTATTGCCTTTACAAATTATCATTGCTGCACAGACTCTTCATGCAACGGGCAGTGCGTTTGCAAGTAAATATCGTAAAGAAAAAACGGTCAGTGTTGCTTATTTCGGTGATGGAGCGACGTCACAAGGTGATTTTCATGAAGCTTTAAATTTTGCGGGTGTGAATAAGTTGCCGGTGATTTTCTTTGTTCAAAACAACCAATGGGCAATCAGTGTACCATTTTCAAAGCAAACTGCGAGTAACTCAATCGCACAAAAAGCACTTGCTTATGGCATTAGCGGTGTTCAAGTTGACGGGAATGATGTTTTGGCTGTCTACCAAACTATGAAAGAAGCCATCGAAAAAGCCAAATCTGGTTATCCGGTTTTAATTGAAGCTGTTACATTCCGGCAAGGACCTCATACAACCGCGGACGATCCGACAAAGTACCGGGACCAAGAAGAGGTTGAAGTTTGGTTGAAGAAAGATCCAACCCAAAGAATGAAAGCCTTTTTAACCGATCAAGGATTATGGAACGATGAATTAGAAGAAAAAGAGCTTGCGATTGCCAATGATAAAATAAGCGAAGCAATACAAATAGCGGAATCAACACCTAAAAGTTCCATAGAGGATATCTTTGATCTTGTTTATGCAGACATTCCAAATGATTTACAAGAACAAAAGGCGTCTTTTAGTAAAGGAGGAATCTTTTAA